In the genome of Microcoleus vaginatus PCC 9802, the window CTCCTTCCACGGATGACCCAATTAAGGCGATTTTTCCCTTGAAAGTGCGATCGGGTAAATTAGCGACTTTTACCCTGACTTCCTGACCCTTTTTTACTTGATTCAGGTCTTTTTCGTAAATATTGGCGGTGGCAAAAACGCGGCTGTCATTTAAGAGACTCATCAACGGTTTTTCAGCGTTTACTGACTCTCCTGGGGTGATTTCGCGATCGGCTACCGTCCCGGAAATCGGAGCAACTACGGTAACGAGTCCTCGATCGTTGGCAGCAGTTCCTAATTGTTGCAGCCGCGCTTGATAGGCTGCGTCAGCCAAGCGAATGCGCGAGTGAGCGACTTCGACGGCAGTTTTGCCGCGTTTGAGTTGGTTCTCGGCTTCTAGGACTTCCCGGCGGCTCAGAGCTCTGGTAAGTTGAGCTTTTGCGTCTGCTACTCTGCCTTGAGATTCCCGCAATTCCCGCATTGGCAGGTCTACTTCGGCTTGTTTAATTTCGGTTTCGGCTTTGATAACTTCAGGACGGCTTTTTGCCTTAGCAACAGCGGCTTGTGCTTCGGCGAAATGAGCTTGCGATTCCAGCATTGTGCGTCGCGCGATCGCCCCAGATGCCACTAATTCTTTGTCGCGATCGAACTGTTCTTTTGCCACAGTTAATTCAGTTTCGGCCCGCGCTATTTCGGCTTGCGCTATTTCAACTTGACGCTGATAGTTTTCTTTAGCGGCTTGCACAACTGAACGATTATTTACTAATTCTTGTTCTCGCTGGTACTGCTTAGTTACCGCTGTCAATTGGGTTTGGGCTTGGGCGATTTCTGCTGCGGATATTTGACTTTGGCGATCGTAATTTTCTCGTGCTAGTTTTAGATCGCCTTCCGCTTGCTGCAAATCTGCCTCAGCTTCGGCACGTTTCGAGAGAGATTCAACCCGCAATTGTCCTAATTCTGAACTCGATAAAACCGCAACGGGTTGACCTTTTGATACTTTGTCCCCAGGCTTAACCAGCAACTCTACTACTTTCCCAGCAACAGGAGCAGTAACTTCTACTTTTTCGTTGGGTAAAGTTTCTATTTGTCCTGTGGTTTTGATGCCGATATCTAGTCTCTTGCGGGCGGCAAGGGAGACTTTAATTCCTAATCGTTTTGCTGTTTCGGCATCGACAGAAATAGCAGTAGGAGTTTGAGTTGTTTCGCCGCTATGGTGAAATTCATTTCCGTGGCCAGCGTGGGCAAAAACAGCGGCAGGAGAACTTAGCAAAATTAGGCTCAAAAAACTTCCCGAAAAGCTGCTAATAATTGCCGGAGATGGAGCATATTTGGGGAATATCATCGTTGGCATTGTCCTTGAAATCAGGTTGAGTGCCACAGGTTTAGCAGTTGGTATTTTGCCAAGGTAAGTAAGTGATACCCATTAAGTAAAGTTACTTATTAGCATTTTCCAAGAAGCGACCGCTAAGCAATGACCAAGAGCTAGAAATGCTCTACTCAACCTAGTATTTCACGGTCAAATGAAATTAGGATGAAATTTCGCCTCAGCAGCCCAGATGCCCACCGGCTGCTAAAATACCCATATAAGTTGCGCCTAATGACAAGCCATTGTGCTGGAGATTTTTTTCCGCTTTTTTTATCTCTGCTTGCCCTTCAATTTCGTTTGTCAATGCGCTCACTAGCTCATCTACGGCTGCATTTGATTTATAAGTGGTGTTTAATTCCAAGCTATTCAATATCATAAACTACCCTCTCTATTTATATAGCTTTTTGCTGAGTTATCTACTACTTTAGAGGTAGGGCTGCTCCCTTGTCTACAGTATTCTTACGTAAATTTCTACTACTTTAGAGGTAGGGCTGCTCCCTTGTCTACAGTATGTGTAGGTACTCTCAGGAAACTGAGGTGGAGTCAGACCAATGCTGACAGCCACTGTCGAGCTACATTACTTTGTCTACCAAGGTTGTCGCCACTTTTTCATTTGCTCAATTTCTTGCTTTGGTGAAGCAAGTATTTTCGGAACTCTTGAGCTACTGTGATTAATGTCACTCATTTTCGGGATTTGGATCACTTTTTGTTGAGGTGAGCTAAATTACTGTTTGTACCAAGCTTGCCGCCACTGTTTCATTTGCTCAATTTCTTGCTTTTGCGAAGTCAGAATCTCTTGAGACAATTTCTTCATTTCCGGGCGTTTTGACTTCTTCAAAGCATCTTCAGCCATCACTAAAGCTCCCTCGTGGTGAGGAATCATCGCATTGATAAATCGCAAGTCAAATTGGTCGTCAGCAGCACCTAAATCCATACTCATCATCATGCTTTGCATTTGTTCGGGAGTCATTGCCATCATGTGACCCATTGGAGCGTGATAAGCCATCGGGGTACTGCTGGCTTTGGGATACCAAGTTTTTCGCCACTCTTTCATTTGATTGATTTCGCGGTTTTGAGCAGCAATTATATTAGTGGCAAGTTTTTTCATTTCCGGGCGTTTTGATTTGTTAAGCAGCTCTTTTGCCATGTTTACAGCACCTTGATGGTGTACTGTCATGCCATCAATAAATCGCAAATCGTAGTCGGCATCCGCAGGGCCTAAATCCATTGACATATCGTGATTCATGCCATGATTCATGCCATGATTCATGCCACCGCCTTGTGCTACGTTTTGCTTGTTGTTTGCTTCGGTTGCAGCCGTAACATTTGGGGCTGGAGTTTCACTGGAAGGGGCTTTTGAACAAGCTGCAAGCACTCCACTGGTTAAAGCGGCTGTGGCGGTCAACATCAGCGCTGCAAAGCCTGTTTTCAATGAAATTGGTTTCATAGAGCTTATATCCTTAAAACTGCCATTTATCTTCAGCTTTTCACATATAAATGAAATTAGGATGAAATTTTTTAATCGGACTTGTAAAGAATTATTGCTGTGCCGTCGCTCGCACTCAAATTTAAGATTTACAGAACTCACTTGAATCTAATTATGTAGGGTGCACAGTGCGTGCCTTACCCCTATGGGTAGCGTGTCAAACCAGTTTTTTCATAATTCCTGATTTATTTCGCAATTCCCATTGACTCTCCAGTTTACTGGAGACTTTACAATGGAGTTAATTCATTGATTGAGTAGAGTAGTTTCTGCTGAGGTTCAAATTATGACTTTAAAGCTAAAAGTTCCTAAGATGGCTTGTTCTGCTTGTGCGACTACAATCACAAAAGCAGTCCAAGCGATTGACTCAGTCTCAACGGTTGAGGCGGATCTCAAGACAAAATTGGTCACGATTCAAACCGCTAAGTCGGAAAGTGAAGTTAGGAAAGCGATCGCATCGGCGGGCTATCCAACTATTTAAAGACAAAGGGTAAATGTCTCATTCAGGATGGCATATATGGACAATCTCACACTTAAATTGCGGGGCATGAGTTGTGCTTCTTGTGCTTCCTCTATCGAACAAGTAATTCACTCTGTTCCCGGCGTAATTGAGTGTCATGTCAACTTTGGGATGGAACAAGCAAGCATCCAATACGACTCCAAGCAAACCAACTTAGAAACAATTCAATCGGCGGTTGATGGTGCGGGATACCAAGCTTTGCCACTTCAAGAAATGGCGGCGACAGAGGATGATTCCGAACAAGCCGATCGCAAATCTGAATCTCAAACCTTGCAGCGGAAACTCTGGACAGCAGGTATCATAAGCATCCTGCTAGTTGTGGGCGCTATTCCAGCGATGACCGGCTTGCACCTGCCATTTATTCCCGCATGGCTGCACAATTTTTGGCTGCAATTAGTCCTGACATCCCCCGT includes:
- a CDS encoding efflux RND transporter periplasmic adaptor subunit; the protein is MIFPKYAPSPAIISSFSGSFLSLILLSSPAAVFAHAGHGNEFHHSGETTQTPTAISVDAETAKRLGIKVSLAARKRLDIGIKTTGQIETLPNEKVEVTAPVAGKVVELLVKPGDKVSKGQPVAVLSSSELGQLRVESLSKRAEAEADLQQAEGDLKLARENYDRQSQISAAEIAQAQTQLTAVTKQYQREQELVNNRSVVQAAKENYQRQVEIAQAEIARAETELTVAKEQFDRDKELVASGAIARRTMLESQAHFAEAQAAVAKAKSRPEVIKAETEIKQAEVDLPMRELRESQGRVADAKAQLTRALSRREVLEAENQLKRGKTAVEVAHSRIRLADAAYQARLQQLGTAANDRGLVTVVAPISGTVADREITPGESVNAEKPLMSLLNDSRVFATANIYEKDLNQVKKGQEVRVKVANLPDRTFKGKIALIGSSVEGETRVVPVKAELDNINGELKPGLFAELEILTDKTATNILAIPSAAVVDVSGKKTVYVQNGNAYQAVEIELGQTAGDLVEVKRGLFEGDLIVTQRAPQLYAQSLRGDSKPSKDEAKKETSPKLTEVNFNNLPVSLWWAGIGGAVAIASLTFTAGVLWGNRRKLPAIAADSGNNAGNNSFSASASALDNQLLLHNDKPHVKTQEAEVKIVK
- a CDS encoding DUF305 domain-containing protein, producing MKPISLKTGFAALMLTATAALTSGVLAACSKAPSSETPAPNVTAATEANNKQNVAQGGGMNHGMNHGMNHDMSMDLGPADADYDLRFIDGMTVHHQGAVNMAKELLNKSKRPEMKKLATNIIAAQNREINQMKEWRKTWYPKASSTPMAYHAPMGHMMAMTPEQMQSMMMSMDLGAADDQFDLRFINAMIPHHEGALVMAEDALKKSKRPEMKKLSQEILTSQKQEIEQMKQWRQAWYKQ
- a CDS encoding copper chaperone; this translates as MTLKLKVPKMACSACATTITKAVQAIDSVSTVEADLKTKLVTIQTAKSESEVRKAIASAGYPTI